From Nicotiana tabacum cultivar K326 chromosome 15, ASM71507v2, whole genome shotgun sequence, the proteins below share one genomic window:
- the LOC107802362 gene encoding UDP-glycosyltransferase 74G1, translating into MMTTHKAHCLIFPYPAQGHINPMLQFSKRLQSKGVKITIATTKSFLKTMQELSTPVSIEAISDGYDDGGYEQADSFAAYITRFKEVGSNTLSQLIETLTTRGCPVNCIVYDPFLPWAVEVGNKFGLVTAAFFTQSCAVDNIYYHVLKGVIKLPPIEVDKEIIVPGLVTIESSDVPTFVSNPESAKILEMLVDQFSNLENVDWVLINSFYELENEVIDWMSKLYPISTIGPTIPSVYLDKRLPNDKEYGLSVFKPMTNECLNWLNHQPISSVVYVSFGSYAKVEPEQMEELAWGLKKSDNNFLWVVRSTEESKLPNNFLEELASEKGLVVSWCPQLQVLEHKSIGCFLTHCGWNSTLEAISLGVPMVTMPQWSDQPINAKLVKNIWEIGVRAKQDEKGIVRREVIEECIKIVMEEEKGKKIRDNAKKWKELARNAVDEGGTSDKNIEEFVSKLVTIS; encoded by the exons ATGATGACTACTCACAAAGCTCATTGCTTGATTTTTCCATATCCAGCCCAAGGTCACATAAATCCTATGCTCCAATTCTCCAAACGTTTACAATCCAAAGGTGTCAAAATCACTATAGCAACTACAAAATCCTTCTTGAAAACCATGCAAGAATTGTCAACTCCTGTGTCAATCGAGGCCATTTCTGATGGCTATGATGATGGCGGCTACGAACAAGCAGACAGCTTCGCAGCATACATAACAAGATTCAAAGAAGTTGGCTCTAACACTCTGTCTCAGCTTATTGAAACGTTAACGACTCGTGGTTGTCCTGTGAATTGCATTGTTTATGATCCATTCCTTCCTTGGGCTGTTGAAGTGGGAAACAAGTTTGGATTAGTTACTGCTGCTTTTTTCACTCAATCTTGTGCAGTGGACAACATTTATTACCATGTACTAAAAGGAGTTATTAAACTTCCTCCTATTGAAGTTGATAAAGAAATCATAGTTCCTGGATTAGTAACAATTGAGAGTTCAGATGTACCTACTTTTGTTTCTAATCCTGAATCAGCAAAAATACTTGAAATGTTGGTGGATCAATTCTCAAATCTTGAGAATGTGGATTGGGTTCTAATCAATAGCTTCTATGAGTTGGAGAACGAG GTAATTGATTGGATGTCCAAGCTTTATCCAATCAGCACAATTGGACCAACTATACCATCCGTATACCTAGACAAGAGACTACCAAATGACAAAGAGTATGGCCTTAGTGTCTTCAAGCCAATGACAAATGAATGCCTAAATTGGTTAAACCATCAACCAATTAGCTCAGTAGTATATGTATCATTTGGAAGTTATGCCAAAGTAGAACCTGAGCAAATGGAAGAATTGGCATGGGGTTTGAAGAAAAGCGACAATAATTTCTTGTGGGTAGTTAGATCCACTGAAGAATCCAAACTTCCCAACAACTTTTTAGAGGAATTAGCAAGTGAAAAAGGATTAGTCGTGTCATGGTGCCCACAATTACAAGTATTGGAACATAAATCAATAGGGTGTTTTCTCACGCACTGTGGATGGAATTCGACTTTGGAAGCAATTAGTTTGGGCGTACCAATGGTTACAATGCCACAATGGTCAGATCAACCTATAAATGCAAAGCTTGTGAAAAATATTTGGGAGATAGGAGTTAGAGCAAAACAAGATGAAAAAGGAATAGTTAGAAGAGAAGTTATTGAAGAATGTATTAAGATAGTGATGgaagaagagaaaggaaaaaagattAGGGATAATGCAAAGAAATGGAAGGAATTGGCTAGAAATGCTGTGGATGAAGGTGGAACTTCAGATAAAAATATTGAAGAATTTGTTTCCAAGTTGGTGACTATTTCATAA
- the LOC107802361 gene encoding UDP-glycosyltransferase 74G1-like, producing MTTQKAHCLILPYPAQGHINPMLQFSKRLQSKGVKITIAATKSFLKTMQELSTSVSVEAISDGYDDGGREQAGTFVAYITRFKEVGSDTLSQLIGKLTNCGCPVSCIVYDPFLPWAVEVGNNFGVATAAFFTQSCAVDNIYYHVHKGVLKLPPTDVDKEISIPGLLTIEASDVPSFVSNPESSRILEMLVNQFSNLENTDWVLINSFYELEKEVIDWMAKIYPIKTIGPTIPSMYLDKRLPDDKEYGLSVFKPMTNACLNWLNHQPVSSVVYVSFGSLAKLEAEQMEELAWGLSNSNKNFLWVVRSTEESKLPNNFLEELASEKGLVVSWCPQLQVLEHKSIGCFLTHCGWNSTLEAISLGVPMIAMPHWSDQPTNAKLVEDVWEMGIRPKQDEKGLVRREVIEECIKIVMEEKKGKKIRENAKKWKELARKAVDEGGSSDRNIEEFVSKLVTIASVES from the exons ATGACTACTCAAAAAGCTCATTGCTTGATCTTACCATATCCAGCTCAGGGTCATATCAACCCTATGCTCCAATTCTCCAAACGTTTGCAATCCAAAGGTGTCAAAATCACTATAGCAGCCACCAAATCATTCTTGAAAACCATGCAAGAATTGTCAACTTCTGTGTCAGTCGAGGCTATCTCCGATGGCTATGATGATGGCGGACGCGAGCAAGCTGGAACCTTTGTGGCCTATATTACAAGATTCAAAGAAGTTGGCTCGGATACTTTGTCTCAGCTTATTGGAAAGTTAACAAATTGTGGTTGTCCTGTGAGTTGCATAGTTTACGATCCATTTCTTCCTTGGGCTGTTGAAGTGGGAAATAATTTTGGAGTAGCTACTGCTGCTTTTTTCACTCAATCTTGTGCAGTGGATAACATTTATTACCATGTACATAAAGGGGTTCTAAAACTTCCTCCAACTGACGTTGATAAAGAAATCTCAATTCCTGGATTATTAACAATTGAGGCATCAGATGTACCTAGTTTTGTTTCTAATCCTGAATCTTCAAGAATACTTGAAATGTTGGTGAATCAGTTCTCGAATCTTGAGAACACAGATTGGGTCCTAATCAACAGTTTCTATGAATTGGAGAAAGAG GTAATTGATTGGATGGCCAAGATCTATCCAATCAAGACAATTGGACCAACTATACCATCAATGTACCTAGACAAGAGGCTACCAGATGACAAAGAATATGGCCTTAGTGTCTTCAAGCCAATGACAAATGCATGCCTAAACTGGTTAAACCATCAACCAGTTAGCTCAGTAGTATATGTATCATTTGGAAGTTTAGCCAAATTAGAAGCAGAGCAAATGGAAGAATTAGCATGGGGTTTGAGTAATAGCAACAAGAACTTCTTGTGGGTAGTTAGATCCACTGAAGAATCCAAACTTCCCAACAACTTTTTAGAGGAATTAGCAAGTGAAAAAGGATTAGTCGTGTCATGGTGTCCACAATTACAAGTCTTGGAACATAAATCAATAGGGTGTTTTCTCACGCACTGTGGCTGGAATTCAACTTTGGAAGCAATTAGTTTGGGAGTACCAATGATTGCAATGCCACATTGGTCAGACCAGCCAACAAATGCGAAGCTTGTGGAAGATGTTTGGGAGATGGGAATTAGACCAAAACAAGATGAAAAAGGATTAGTTAGAAGAGAAGTTATTGAAGAATGTATTAAGATAGTGATGgaggaaaagaaaggaaaaaagattaGGGAAAATGCAAAGAAATGGAAGGAATTGGCTAGGAAAGCTGTGGATGAAGGAGGAAGTTCAGATAGAAATATTGAAGAATTTGTTTCCAAGTTGGTGACTATTGCCTCAGTGGAAAGCTAA